The following nucleotide sequence is from Bacillota bacterium.
GAGGTTCCCCCGCTTGTGATCGGCGCTGAGGTTGAGAAAGGCAGCCCGGGCAAAGGTGTCGGTGAAGGGCACCCTCTCGCCATAGAGCCACGGGGTGAACAGAAGGTAGCCCGACCCCGCAGGCGCACCCTCGGCCTCCCCGTCCAGCAGGGTATACACCTCGTCAAAAGACATGTGCCGGAGCTCGTTACGGTAGAACTCCTCGGCAATCCAGCGGACACAGCCGCCAGCCGTCTCCATCTGGGCATGCAAGAAGTTGAGCTCGGGATCCGCAGCCTGAATGACCACCGCGCCGTGCCTGCCAGCGAAAGTACGCCTGGTGATGACCGAAACCCACGCAGACGTGCCCAGGTACACGTGACCGTCTCCCTCGTCCACCGCTCCCGCCCCCACCGCTGCGGCCGGGGCATCTCCAGCACCGGCCACCACCGGCGTCCCTTCGAGGAGGCCACAGTCAGAAGCGGCCTGGCGCGTCAGCGCCCCCACCACGTCGGTCGACCTGACGAGGGGCGGCAGCTTCCCCGGATCAATCCCCACGTACCGCATGATCCCGGTGAGCCAGATCTTCCGCTTGAGATCCAGCCCGAACACGCCAGCTCCGCTCAGTTCCATCACCATCCGGCCGGTGCTCCGGTAAAGGAGGTAGCCTCCCACGTCAACAAAGCAAACCATCCGCCGGTAGACGTCAGGCTCGTGATGCTTGAGCCACAGGAGTTTGGGAATCCCGTCCTTACCGCAGAGAGGTGTTCCGGCAACCGCAGCGAAGAGAGCGGAACCCCCGAACCTGGCCATCACACCGCGGGCCTCCCGGGCTGCCCGATTGTCCATCCAAATGATCGCCCGGCGCAGAGGCTCGCCCCCGGAAGTCATGGGAACTATACCCAATTGCTGGGTGCTGTAGGTGAGGCACAGGATCTCACGGGGGGACACGCCGCAGCGCTCAAGAAGCTCCCGCGTACCGCTCGAGACAGCCTCCCACCAATCCTCGGGGTCCTGCTCCGCCCACC
It contains:
- a CDS encoding FGGY family carbohydrate kinase, coding for MAEYILSHDVGTGGSKSVLVGPDGTVVGKVFRPYPVHYPAPGWAEQDPEDWWEAVSSGTRELLERCGVSPREILCLTYSTQQLGIVPMTSGGEPLRRAIIWMDNRAAREARGVMARFGGSALFAAVAGTPLCGKDGIPKLLWLKHHEPDVYRRMVCFVDVGGYLLYRSTGRMVMELSGAGVFGLDLKRKIWLTGIMRYVGIDPGKLPPLVRSTDVVGALTRQAASDCGLLEGTPVVAGAGDAPAAAVGAGAVDEGDGHVYLGTSAWVSVITRRTFAGRHGAVVIQAADPELNFLHAQMETAGGCVRWIAEEFYRNELRHMSFDEVYTLLDGEAEGAPAGSGYLLFTPWLYGERVPFTDTFARAAFLNLSADHKRGNL